A genomic region of Aeropyrum pernix K1 contains the following coding sequences:
- the rpl12p gene encoding 50S ribosomal protein P1: MAQEGKAYIHLALAIYYAGGKIDEETLKKAAEAIGMQVDEAKIKMLVASLEEVNLEEVLKQAVAAPVAAAAAAPAAAPAAEEKAEEEKKEEEEEKKEEEVDLSGLSGMFGF; encoded by the coding sequence ATGGCTCAGGAGGGCAAGGCGTACATACACCTCGCCCTGGCCATATACTACGCGGGCGGCAAGATAGACGAAGAGACCCTCAAGAAGGCTGCTGAAGCCATCGGCATGCAAGTCGACGAGGCAAAGATAAAGATGCTAGTAGCCAGCCTGGAGGAGGTTAACCTGGAGGAAGTGCTGAAGCAGGCCGTGGCGGCTCCTGTGGCAGCCGCAGCGGCCGCCCCGGCAGCGGCACCAGCAGCAGAGGAGAAAGCCGAGGAGGAGAAGAAAGAAGAGGAAGAGGAGAAGAAGGAGGAAGAGGTCGACCTCTCCGGCCTCTCAGGCATGTTCGGCTTCTGA
- a CDS encoding 50S ribosomal protein L10, with product MSLVGQMYKREKPIPEWKTLMLRELEELFSKHRVVLFADLTGTPTFVVQRVRKKLWKKYPMMVAKKRIILRAMKAAGLELDDNLLDDLVRGQMLLVFADGNPFKIVKEVEKEKVAMPVKPGDKAETEIRIPEGMTNLTPGPILSVFGKLRIQYQVRGGKIYIAKETVVAKPGDVISEDLAGLLMALGIRPIEKGVRVKFAIDGGVLITEDLLRPDIEAFRGDVIDAAKEALGLATEIVYMPVPEAVESAIVKAALAASALAAETGFIAPGTVEDVVRKAIAEEAAVVALLGDKARELGIEEAAPAAAPAAEEKAEEEKKEEEEEKKEDQELSGLDSIFGGF from the coding sequence GTGAGCCTCGTGGGTCAGATGTATAAGAGAGAGAAGCCCATACCCGAGTGGAAGACCCTCATGCTTAGGGAGCTTGAAGAACTCTTCAGTAAGCACAGGGTAGTGCTGTTTGCAGACCTTACGGGAACGCCAACCTTCGTGGTGCAGAGGGTTAGGAAGAAGCTGTGGAAGAAGTATCCCATGATGGTGGCTAAGAAGAGGATCATACTGAGGGCCATGAAGGCTGCTGGCCTGGAGCTGGATGATAATCTGCTTGACGATCTAGTCAGAGGGCAGATGCTCCTAGTCTTCGCCGACGGCAACCCATTCAAAATAGTTAAGGAGGTTGAGAAGGAGAAGGTCGCCATGCCCGTCAAGCCAGGGGATAAAGCCGAGACGGAGATCAGGATACCCGAGGGGATGACAAACCTCACCCCCGGGCCCATACTAAGCGTCTTTGGAAAGCTCCGAATACAGTATCAGGTTAGGGGCGGTAAGATATACATTGCAAAGGAGACCGTCGTTGCCAAGCCAGGCGACGTTATAAGCGAAGACCTAGCAGGCCTCCTAATGGCTCTGGGCATAAGACCCATTGAGAAGGGAGTTAGAGTAAAGTTCGCTATAGACGGGGGCGTGCTCATAACTGAGGACCTCCTGAGGCCAGACATAGAGGCTTTCAGAGGCGATGTAATAGACGCAGCAAAGGAGGCCCTAGGCCTCGCAACGGAGATCGTCTATATGCCAGTGCCTGAGGCTGTAGAGTCAGCCATAGTGAAGGCGGCTCTCGCCGCCTCCGCCCTAGCTGCCGAGACAGGGTTCATAGCGCCTGGAACCGTAGAGGATGTAGTCAGGAAGGCCATAGCAGAGGAGGCCGCAGTGGTGGCCCTGCTCGGCGACAAGGCAAGAGAACTCGGTATAGAGGAGGCCGCCCCGGCAGCGGCACCAGCAGCAGAGGAGAAAGCCGAGGAGGAGAAGAAAGAAGAGGAAGAGGAGAAGAAGGAAGACCAAGAGCTCAGCGGCCTCGACAGCATATTCGGCGGCTTCTAA
- a CDS encoding 50S ribosomal protein L1: MSQETVLASIEEAIDKSLKLGRGKRFKQSVEIIVALKDIDLKSPQARIRETVFLPNRPPKEAKVCVVAHGDMELQAKEAGVEVLNRQDLQNLSQNKREVKKLARRCYWVLVRADLMGLAGRILGPALGPRGKAPVPVPPNANIKDLIERYKAAVWVRIRNQPQVMARIGTEDMSPRELAENALAVLQVIENRLGRGKISRIYVKKTMGPPVEVPAIG, from the coding sequence TTGTCGCAGGAAACGGTGCTCGCCAGCATAGAGGAGGCTATAGACAAGTCTCTCAAGCTTGGCAGGGGCAAGAGGTTCAAGCAGTCAGTAGAGATTATAGTTGCCCTCAAGGATATAGATTTGAAGAGCCCGCAGGCGAGGATAAGGGAGACGGTATTCCTCCCCAACAGGCCCCCGAAGGAGGCTAAGGTGTGTGTAGTGGCGCACGGAGACATGGAGCTCCAGGCTAAGGAGGCTGGCGTCGAGGTCCTAAACAGGCAGGACCTACAGAACTTGTCACAGAATAAGAGGGAGGTTAAGAAGCTGGCACGGAGGTGCTACTGGGTTCTAGTGAGAGCAGACCTCATGGGTCTTGCAGGCCGTATACTGGGCCCTGCCCTTGGGCCTAGGGGTAAGGCTCCCGTACCGGTGCCGCCTAACGCTAACATAAAGGATTTGATAGAGAGGTATAAGGCTGCCGTATGGGTTAGGATTAGAAACCAGCCCCAGGTCATGGCCAGGATTGGAACGGAGGATATGAGTCCTAGAGAGCTTGCCGAGAACGCGCTCGCAGTACTCCAGGTTATAGAGAATAGGCTCGGCCGGGGTAAGATCTCCAGGATTTATGTCAAGAAGACCATGGGGCCGCCGGTAGAGGTCCCCGCCATAGGCTGA
- a CDS encoding transcription elongation factor Spt5, translated as MEGGVDARFYAILVTSGAEVNVATIIAERARALGLDIRSIIVPPRIKGYVILEAHDPGDVYDATRGLRHVKRRRPLILKFEEVMKLVKPEVEIPALKPGQVVEIVAGAFKGMKARVIDVNQSKGQVTVSLLEPLFRATATIPIDEVRPVEE; from the coding sequence TTGGAGGGAGGTGTTGACGCTAGGTTCTACGCCATACTAGTCACAAGCGGTGCCGAAGTCAACGTAGCCACTATAATAGCGGAGAGGGCGAGAGCCCTAGGACTGGACATCAGGAGCATAATAGTGCCCCCCCGGATAAAAGGCTATGTTATACTTGAGGCGCACGACCCTGGCGACGTGTACGATGCTACCAGGGGGCTCAGACATGTAAAGCGGAGGAGGCCCCTCATACTCAAGTTCGAGGAGGTCATGAAACTCGTAAAGCCTGAGGTGGAGATACCCGCACTGAAGCCAGGCCAGGTTGTCGAGATAGTTGCTGGAGCGTTCAAGGGCATGAAGGCTAGGGTTATAGACGTTAACCAGTCAAAGGGCCAGGTCACTGTATCCCTGCTCGAGCCGCTCTTCAGAGCCACCGCCACTATACCCATCGACGAGGTCAGGCCCGTGGAGGAGTAA
- a CDS encoding protein translocase SEC61 complex subunit gamma yields the protein MGIVDIAREYIVAWRRILTLARKPDEEEYSLLLKLNLLGFALVGGIGYLIHLGYIILTSG from the coding sequence TTGGGTATAGTCGACATTGCTAGAGAGTACATAGTAGCCTGGCGCCGTATACTGACCCTGGCCAGGAAGCCGGATGAGGAGGAGTACTCGCTGCTCCTAAAACTAAACCTGCTGGGGTTTGCTCTAGTAGGCGGGATAGGATACCTGATACACCTAGGCTATATAATCCTGACTTCGGGGTGA
- a CDS encoding Mut7-C RNAse domain-containing protein — protein MGRRGDKEIGEARFIVDSMLGSLAKWLRLMGYDTLYSRTYSDWQILRIAKSSGRIIVTRDRWLHSKARKMGLKSIYIESLSTEERLAELSAKAGLDLRLEPERSRCPICNGVLEPVDKEAVRDRVPEATYRVVDKFYVCTRCGKVYWEGAHWRNMRKTLEEAIKLSRLRRS, from the coding sequence GTGGGCAGGAGGGGAGATAAGGAGATTGGAGAGGCGAGGTTCATAGTAGATTCGATGCTCGGCAGCCTGGCTAAGTGGCTTAGGCTAATGGGGTATGATACACTCTACTCTAGAACGTACTCGGACTGGCAGATACTCAGGATAGCTAAGAGTTCTGGAAGGATTATCGTAACGAGGGACAGATGGCTGCACAGCAAGGCTAGGAAGATGGGTTTAAAATCCATCTACATAGAATCCCTCTCTACAGAGGAGAGGCTCGCCGAGCTTTCAGCCAAGGCTGGCTTGGACCTGAGGCTCGAGCCGGAGAGGAGCAGGTGCCCCATCTGCAACGGCGTTCTCGAGCCTGTGGATAAGGAGGCAGTGAGGGATAGGGTGCCGGAGGCCACATATAGGGTTGTAGACAAGTTCTACGTCTGCACCCGCTGTGGCAAGGTGTATTGGGAGGGGGCGCACTGGAGGAATATGAGGAAAACCCTTGAGGAGGCTATTAAGCTTAGTAGGCTCAGAAGATCCTAG
- a CDS encoding CBS domain-containing protein, giving the protein MTSSVAQLLSTPVEEVAGKEVPVLDKDFSLAEILKAVEKAKIDRAFLTEGNSIRGVLTFRDILDKIATVRTKQAYIGGLHGSSFMNEPVKYVEVGREVSHALETMANGMFTSVPVVGAGGVVEGGITRFELARLVKDLEISQDTSVRDVMRTFLVSVNLQTRILHVRQLLYEYDISVIPVMDEGRFVGVVGLDELMAIIKSFYNLARGEPKRHTPLKYVIVADAIRMRPPVVTPDASLAEAAEKMLEKRYRAVVVVDSEKPVGFTSGLELANFLLTKKSS; this is encoded by the coding sequence ATGACCAGTAGTGTAGCACAACTGCTATCAACTCCTGTCGAGGAGGTTGCTGGTAAAGAGGTTCCCGTGTTAGATAAGGATTTCTCGCTGGCGGAGATACTGAAGGCTGTCGAGAAGGCTAAGATCGACAGGGCTTTCCTCACGGAGGGCAATTCTATAAGGGGGGTTCTAACGTTCCGCGATATACTGGATAAAATTGCCACTGTTAGGACTAAGCAGGCGTATATAGGCGGGCTGCATGGCAGCAGTTTCATGAACGAGCCGGTAAAGTATGTTGAGGTCGGTAGAGAGGTGTCACATGCTCTTGAGACGATGGCTAACGGGATGTTCACCAGCGTCCCCGTGGTTGGCGCGGGGGGTGTTGTAGAGGGGGGTATAACGAGGTTTGAGCTAGCCAGGCTGGTTAAGGACCTCGAGATCTCCCAGGACACTAGTGTTAGGGATGTTATGAGGACTTTTCTAGTCAGCGTCAACCTACAGACAAGGATACTCCACGTAAGGCAGCTACTATACGAATATGACATAAGCGTTATACCGGTCATGGATGAAGGCCGCTTTGTCGGAGTAGTAGGTCTAGACGAGCTGATGGCAATTATAAAGAGCTTCTACAACCTCGCCAGGGGAGAGCCCAAGAGGCATACCCCTCTGAAATACGTGATAGTAGCCGACGCTATAAGGATGAGGCCACCTGTAGTGACGCCTGATGCAAGCCTCGCTGAGGCGGCTGAGAAGATGTTGGAGAAGAGGTACAGAGCCGTGGTAGTTGTGGATAGCGAGAAGCCGGTGGGCTTCACAAGCGGTCTAGAACTCGCCAACTTCCTGTTAACAAAAAAGAGTAGCTAA
- a CDS encoding DUF72 domain-containing protein, whose translation MRVVVGTCGFQKSRKMHYKLLDAVEVQQTFYDPPPRSRLDSWRSEAPEDFEFTVKAWMLVTHGYNPRLWRRLKRRVAGDRSAYGGFKLTRENLWAWSVTLEAAEALKARIIVVQTPASFEASIENSERIVEFFNKAERGGFIIAWEPRGAWWENPNLLAETARKAGLVIAGDVLRGRLPPDEQELLYARLHGLGGGEVNYKYKYTDDDLKRLATTICGGLWSEAYVMFNNVYSFDDALRFKQVLREACKQ comes from the coding sequence TTGCGGGTTGTTGTAGGGACCTGCGGATTCCAGAAGTCCAGGAAAATGCACTACAAGCTTCTCGACGCCGTTGAAGTCCAGCAGACCTTCTACGACCCGCCCCCCAGGAGTAGGCTGGATAGCTGGAGGAGTGAGGCTCCCGAGGACTTCGAGTTTACCGTTAAGGCTTGGATGCTTGTCACGCATGGCTACAATCCCCGTTTATGGAGGAGGCTGAAGAGGAGGGTTGCAGGCGATAGGAGCGCGTACGGCGGCTTCAAGCTCACCAGAGAGAATCTGTGGGCGTGGAGTGTAACCCTGGAGGCAGCAGAGGCCCTCAAGGCTAGGATCATCGTCGTCCAAACGCCGGCCTCATTTGAAGCATCTATAGAAAACTCGGAGAGGATAGTGGAGTTTTTCAACAAGGCGGAGAGAGGGGGTTTCATAATAGCGTGGGAGCCTAGGGGGGCATGGTGGGAGAATCCTAATCTCCTTGCAGAAACCGCCAGGAAGGCGGGCCTCGTCATAGCTGGTGACGTTCTCAGGGGGAGACTGCCTCCCGATGAGCAGGAGCTGCTTTACGCAAGGCTTCACGGCCTGGGCGGGGGTGAGGTAAACTATAAATATAAATATACAGACGATGATCTGAAGAGGCTGGCCACTACGATTTGTGGAGGCTTGTGGAGCGAGGCATATGTGATGTTCAACAACGTATACTCCTTCGACGATGCTCTAAGGTTTAAACAGGTGCTGAGAGAAGCGTGCAAGCAGTAG
- a CDS encoding DNA polymerase sliding clamp: MFRLVYTASSKFKYIAQTLAKINDEGVFEFSLDGLRAWIMSPDKTSLAILEMPSLSFEEYMVEEEMRVVLRTDELNKISKRATRNDDIIFQWNAEEQALEVELRDRKLGFSRKFLVPATSVGAEEMRRLKLEPTVSFTILTDDLKAMIQDVKVVGDFAEFEASEGQVVVRSQAEEKEYEWVMKPGDVLLSLEVEEDAKSIYSRQVLEIATKPVGAAESVKVSFASDYPMKIEYTFPNGERMELYMAPSLAG, encoded by the coding sequence GTGTTCAGACTAGTATACACTGCCTCGTCTAAGTTCAAGTATATAGCCCAGACCCTGGCTAAGATAAACGACGAGGGCGTCTTCGAGTTCTCTCTAGACGGTTTGAGGGCGTGGATAATGAGCCCAGACAAGACTAGCCTGGCTATATTGGAGATGCCTTCCCTAAGCTTCGAGGAGTATATGGTTGAGGAGGAGATGAGGGTAGTCCTCAGGACAGACGAGCTGAACAAGATCTCTAAAAGGGCTACGAGGAACGACGACATAATCTTTCAGTGGAATGCGGAGGAGCAGGCCCTCGAGGTGGAGCTGAGGGATAGAAAACTAGGGTTCTCGAGAAAATTCCTTGTTCCCGCAACTTCTGTTGGAGCCGAGGAGATGAGGAGGCTCAAGCTAGAGCCCACGGTATCCTTCACCATACTGACCGACGACTTGAAAGCCATGATCCAGGATGTAAAGGTTGTAGGAGACTTCGCGGAGTTCGAGGCCAGCGAGGGCCAGGTAGTCGTTAGGAGCCAGGCGGAGGAGAAGGAGTATGAGTGGGTCATGAAGCCTGGTGACGTGCTTTTGAGCCTAGAGGTTGAGGAGGACGCTAAGTCTATATATTCTAGGCAGGTGCTTGAGATCGCCACGAAGCCCGTGGGAGCTGCGGAGAGCGTGAAAGTCTCTTTCGCAAGCGACTACCCCATGAAGATCGAGTATACTTTCCCGAACGGCGAGAGGATGGAGCTGTACATGGCGCCCAGCCTAGCTGGCTAG